The nucleotide window TATAAACTTCAGGATGAAAAACAGAAAGTAACCATCTTAAACCTAATAATTTCATAAATGATGGAGGTCTATCAAACCAACTAAAAGGACCAAAAGGTAAAAAATATACTCTTCTATTTTTCACTGCATCTATATGTTTCCAATTGGAATCTTTATAGATTTTTTGATAAAACTCTTTATCGTAAACCAAAATAATTTCAGGATTGTATGCTAAAACTTGTTCAAAATTTATAGCTTGTTTTCCAAAAAGGTTTGTTGTTTCACATTGATGAACATTCTTTCCACCAGCTAAATTTATAAGTTCAGAATGAATTGAAGTGTTACATTCTGTTTCAAGTCCATTTTTCCCCTCAGCATAATAAACTTTAGGTTTTTTAGAAGCTTTTTGTGAAACTTCTTTTGCTAAATTTAAACTATCTTTCCCATAATTTTCTAACTCTTTGGCTCTTTTCTCATTATTTGTTAATTTTCCAATATATGAAAAAGAATCTACTAATTCCTCTAAACTATTTGATTTTAGATAAATTAGAGGGATATTTTTAGCTCCACCTAAAGAGGCTTTTATTTTTTCATCTCCTAGTTTTTTTGTATTATCTGTCAATAAAATTACATCAGGATTTATTTGTAAAATCATTTCACTATTTGGAGTTTTTCCTTGCCCAAACCAACCACCAAGAACTGGAAGATTTTTCGTTTTTTCATCTAAAAATTTAGCTTCATTTTCATTAAATGGAAAATTTAATCCAGCAATTTTACTTTTATCCACAGCATACAAAGAGTATAAAAGTACAGGATTTGAAGCATAAATCTTTTTTATATCATCTTTTATTTCACTTTTTTCTTTAAACATATCTTCAAAAATAACGGCATTACTATATAGATAAAAACTAAATATTAAAAGTAAGATTTTAAACATAAGGTTTTACCTCCTTTGTATATAAATTTAATATCTCTTTTGCTTTTTCTGTTGAAGTTGTAAGTGGTTTTAGTAATAATGCTTCTATATCAAACTC belongs to Arcobacter defluvii and includes:
- a CDS encoding ABC transporter substrate-binding protein; the encoded protein is MFKILLLIFSFYLYSNAVIFEDMFKEKSEIKDDIKKIYASNPVLLYSLYAVDKSKIAGLNFPFNENEAKFLDEKTKNLPVLGGWFGQGKTPNSEMILQINPDVILLTDNTKKLGDEKIKASLGGAKNIPLIYLKSNSLEELVDSFSYIGKLTNNEKRAKELENYGKDSLNLAKEVSQKASKKPKVYYAEGKNGLETECNTSIHSELINLAGGKNVHQCETTNLFGKQAINFEQVLAYNPEIILVYDKEFYQKIYKDSNWKHIDAVKNRRVYFLPFGPFSWFDRPPSFMKLLGLRWLLSVFHPEVYKLDINKEAKEFYSLFLGIDLSDEQLNEIIGKNLE